From the genome of Niabella agricola, one region includes:
- a CDS encoding fasciclin domain-containing protein: MHFTNTFFKRTGWVLLAAGLLLQACNKDLPEAVPLTPQKSTATETILQKLNAPEFSILKTAVEKASTFAGSTGKLSDLLGNAAGEMTFFAPDNTAILTSFSLLGLPANASSLDFFRPGQLDSMLKYHLIGGTQLTGSRISSTAPALDMYLQSMLVLAAPAANLPPGYRMPIFLGKQGTAVFVNNVPVKTPDIMASNGVMHKVAVALLPPDKVLWQTIAANAGGSYTYFKAAVIRADGGESSTGQFQSALSTASANFTALIPTNAAFEQLLVGQITKALMDKGMPGPAAGTAAAALVAGYGVTLISNPASVPGYGPDLAAVITPQLLQGLVAYHLLAKPGTPPLGYRNFTVNFPADNAVNVPTLVNASVPAHPGVSLKATFSGATLASATAKGVGNATASNIILSAPPSSTNDLNHINGVIHRIDQVLLPQ, translated from the coding sequence ATGCATTTCACAAATACATTTTTTAAAAGAACGGGATGGGTGCTGTTGGCAGCGGGATTGCTCCTGCAGGCATGCAATAAAGACCTGCCGGAGGCGGTTCCACTCACACCCCAAAAATCTACTGCCACCGAAACCATATTACAAAAGCTGAATGCACCGGAATTTTCTATTTTAAAAACAGCGGTAGAAAAAGCAAGCACCTTTGCCGGCTCCACGGGTAAATTATCCGATTTGCTGGGCAATGCAGCAGGGGAGATGACTTTTTTTGCTCCGGACAACACCGCCATCCTTACCTCCTTTAGTTTGCTGGGATTGCCGGCGAATGCATCTTCACTGGATTTTTTCCGCCCCGGCCAGCTGGACTCGATGCTAAAATATCATCTTATTGGCGGCACACAACTTACCGGCAGCCGTATCAGCAGCACAGCGCCGGCGCTGGATATGTATTTACAGAGCATGTTGGTGCTGGCTGCGCCTGCTGCTAATTTGCCTCCGGGATACCGGATGCCCATTTTTCTAGGTAAACAGGGCACTGCTGTTTTTGTAAATAACGTTCCGGTTAAAACGCCGGATATCATGGCCTCAAACGGCGTGATGCATAAAGTGGCCGTTGCCTTGCTGCCACCGGATAAAGTACTCTGGCAAACCATTGCCGCCAATGCGGGAGGAAGTTATACGTATTTTAAAGCAGCCGTTATACGGGCCGATGGAGGCGAGAGTTCAACCGGACAGTTTCAAAGTGCCTTGAGTACGGCCAGCGCCAATTTTACTGCATTGATACCTACCAATGCCGCATTTGAGCAGCTGCTTGTTGGCCAAATTACCAAGGCCCTAATGGACAAAGGAATGCCCGGGCCCGCAGCGGGTACTGCGGCGGCCGCACTGGTAGCGGGTTATGGTGTAACGCTCATATCAAACCCCGCTTCTGTACCGGGTTACGGGCCGGATCTGGCAGCGGTGATCACGCCCCAGCTTTTACAGGGACTGGTGGCCTATCATTTGCTGGCAAAACCAGGTACTCCTCCCTTAGGATACCGGAACTTTACGGTGAATTTCCCGGCGGATAACGCTGTAAATGTACCCACCCTGGTCAATGCTTCGGTACCTGCACATCCGGGGGTAAGCCTGAAGGCAACTTTTTCAGGCGCCACGCTTGCATCCGCCACGGCAAAAGGCGTAGGCAATGCTACCGCATCCAATATTATTCTTAGTGCACCGCCCAGCAGCACCAACGACCTCAACCATATCAACGGGGTCATTCATCGTATTGACCAGGTACTATTGCCGCAATAA
- a CDS encoding SDR family NAD(P)-dependent oxidoreductase yields the protein MSYALITGAAKGIGRAIAEALAAKNYQLILVDLDKAHLAKTVDYLRTKYEVTVKPVPLDLSDKYAAEYIFRQTEFYHPRLQIVVNNAGYGLNGAFETLALEQQLNIIDVNIKAQLRIAHLFIPVLKNIPHAYLLNVGSTTSYQSVPFLAIYAASKAFVLSFTRSLRQELKGTSISVSCLSPGSTDTDFVNRAGMAAHTRKIANRFNMTPQKVARIALNGMFKGKAEIIPGFTNRLNAILPKFFPKTVTERIAAGIYRPRPVQDATPPSAPILTPS from the coding sequence ATGTCATACGCATTAATTACCGGAGCGGCCAAAGGTATCGGTCGCGCCATAGCAGAAGCACTGGCCGCAAAAAATTATCAGCTGATCCTCGTAGATCTTGACAAAGCACATTTGGCAAAAACAGTTGATTATTTACGAACGAAATACGAGGTTACGGTTAAGCCTGTTCCGCTCGATCTATCGGATAAGTACGCGGCGGAATATATCTTCCGGCAAACCGAGTTTTATCACCCCCGATTGCAAATTGTGGTCAATAATGCGGGCTATGGTCTGAACGGTGCATTTGAAACGCTTGCACTGGAACAGCAGTTGAATATCATCGATGTGAATATTAAAGCCCAGCTGCGCATCGCACACCTGTTCATCCCCGTGCTAAAAAACATCCCCCATGCCTACCTGTTAAATGTAGGCAGCACCACCAGTTATCAATCGGTTCCCTTCCTTGCAATTTATGCTGCATCAAAGGCTTTTGTGTTATCATTTACGAGAAGCCTGCGCCAGGAATTAAAAGGGACATCGATCTCCGTAAGCTGTTTGAGCCCTGGTAGTACGGATACCGATTTTGTGAACCGGGCGGGTATGGCGGCACACACAAGAAAGATTGCCAACCGTTTTAACATGACGCCGCAAAAAGTGGCCCGTATCGCCCTCAACGGAATGTTTAAGGGAAAGGCGGAGATCATTCCCGGGTTCACCAACCGGCTGAATGCGATACTTCCGAAATTCTTTCCCAAGACGGTCACCGAGCGCATCGCCGCCGGCATTTACCGGCCCCGGCCGGTGCAAGACGCTACACCGCCTTCAGCTCCGATACTAACTCCATCATAA
- a CDS encoding phytanoyl-CoA dioxygenase family protein: MNHSLQSFTFNGRIEPVHQSYLKQHGVLHFKQFISRSTVAAFLVEIRNIEQYLVARHITKINGIPLKYGTGIDGRPIIQRIAFASKYSHTLHRFLNSEALRALTALLAPYEGRIGENEKDGLVVNHYINSGDSSFTRLGWHTDSPRDLFLGSRIKPMLNVGLHLDDCPYENGGLRVLPGTHNQGLWTLFFKKKYFVDHTPDKNEAGFSIEAGDLTIHDGRLWHRVQQSPFTGEKSRRRVMYIPVITGNYQPKDATSATPFYHQLAGIKRGGLLFKRKQKQEPQPALPLLPKLNT, encoded by the coding sequence ATGAACCATTCTTTGCAAAGCTTTACTTTTAACGGCCGGATTGAGCCGGTTCATCAATCGTATTTAAAGCAGCACGGTGTGCTGCATTTTAAACAATTCATTTCCAGAAGCACTGTTGCCGCTTTCCTGGTTGAGATCCGCAACATTGAACAGTACCTCGTAGCCCGGCACATCACCAAAATAAATGGCATACCACTTAAGTACGGAACCGGTATTGATGGCAGACCAATCATCCAGCGTATTGCTTTTGCTTCCAAGTACAGTCATACATTGCACCGTTTTTTAAACAGTGAAGCGCTGCGTGCGCTTACGGCATTGCTGGCGCCTTACGAAGGGCGCATCGGCGAAAATGAAAAAGACGGTCTTGTGGTAAATCATTATATCAATTCGGGAGACAGCAGCTTTACCCGTCTGGGCTGGCACACCGACAGCCCGAGGGATCTGTTCCTGGGTTCGCGCATAAAACCCATGCTGAACGTGGGATTGCATCTTGACGACTGCCCTTACGAAAACGGCGGGCTAAGAGTATTGCCGGGTACACACAACCAGGGCTTGTGGACGCTCTTCTTTAAAAAGAAATATTTCGTCGATCATACACCCGACAAAAATGAAGCAGGCTTTTCGATCGAAGCAGGCGACCTCACCATTCATGACGGAAGGCTCTGGCACCGGGTACAGCAGTCGCCGTTTACCGGGGAAAAAAGCCGCAGGCGGGTCATGTATATTCCCGTGATTACCGGCAACTATCAGCCTAAAGATGCAACCAGTGCCACCCCCTTCTATCACCAACTGGCCGGCATCAAACGGGGCGGCCTGTTGTTTAAAAGAAAGCAGAAACAGGAGCCGCAACCAGCGCTTCCTTTACTACCCAAACTCAATACCTGA
- the holA gene encoding DNA polymerase III subunit delta, which yields MSVEKILGEWKKSNYKPVYWLEGEEDYYIDQLVNYAETHILTESEASFNLTIFYGRDAAWADIVNACRKYPMFSDKQVVILKEAQQLREIEKLEAYLNQPLSSTIFIVAYKEKKLDARTKFAKLVKERAEFLSTKKIYDSALPEWVNTYVARLQYTISPKATMLLVDHIGNDLARIENEIQKILINLKTRTAITEEDVENFVGISKDFNIFELQTAVANRDLAKAMRVIRYFGDNPKAAPIQLVLPSLYAFFSKVFMIFGASGAEDAIARQIGVNGFFFKSYSQASRTYGYEGVEKILLLLHQYNLRSIGINATRIEDEALLTEMVVKMMM from the coding sequence ATGAGCGTGGAAAAAATCCTAGGTGAATGGAAGAAAAGTAATTACAAACCGGTTTATTGGCTTGAAGGTGAGGAGGATTATTATATCGATCAACTGGTAAATTATGCAGAAACACATATTTTAACGGAAAGTGAGGCCTCGTTTAACCTGACCATTTTTTATGGGCGGGATGCAGCCTGGGCTGACATCGTAAACGCCTGCCGGAAGTACCCGATGTTTTCCGACAAGCAGGTAGTGATCCTGAAAGAGGCCCAACAACTGCGGGAAATTGAGAAACTGGAGGCTTATTTGAACCAGCCGTTGAGTTCCACGATCTTTATAGTTGCATATAAAGAAAAAAAACTGGATGCCCGTACAAAATTTGCAAAGCTGGTAAAGGAGCGTGCTGAGTTTCTGAGTACAAAAAAAATATATGACAGCGCTTTGCCGGAATGGGTAAATACGTATGTTGCCCGGCTGCAGTATACCATTTCGCCCAAGGCCACCATGTTGCTGGTAGATCATATCGGCAATGACCTGGCGCGCATTGAAAACGAAATTCAAAAGATCCTGATCAACCTGAAAACGCGTACTGCCATTACGGAAGAGGATGTAGAAAACTTTGTAGGTATCAGTAAGGACTTTAATATTTTTGAGTTGCAAACAGCAGTGGCGAACCGGGACCTGGCAAAGGCCATGCGGGTGATCCGCTATTTTGGTGATAATCCCAAGGCGGCCCCCATCCAGTTGGTATTACCGTCACTCTATGCGTTTTTCAGCAAAGTATTTATGATTTTCGGTGCCTCTGGTGCTGAAGATGCCATTGCCCGACAGATTGGGGTGAACGGCTTCTTTTTTAAAAGCTATTCGCAGGCATCCCGCACTTATGGATATGAAGGAGTAGAAAAAATACTGCTTTTATTGCACCAGTACAATTTGCGAAGCATCGGTATCAATGCAACCAGAATTGAAGATGAGGCTCTGCTTACAGAAATGGTGGTGAAGATGATGATGTAG
- a CDS encoding trans-sulfuration enzyme family protein, whose product MSNRKLHPSTIAVRAQMERSAQMEHSAPLYLTSSFAFNSAEDMRAAFADETNANIYSRYSNPNVDEFANKMALLEKAEAGFAVASGMAAVSMSFFGLLKTGDHLLCSRSIFGGTNTVVTKFLPRFGIEYTLVPADDIASWEAAIRPNTKMIYLETPTNPQLELIDLEAVGQLARKHGIIYNVDNCFATPVLQTPVDFGADLVIHSATKWLDGQGRVLGGVIVGKKELIQEIYLFCRNMGPALSPFNSWVLSKSLETLDVRIQRHSENAMAVARYFEHHPKLTWVKYPFLPSHPQYEIAKKQMKAGGGIVCFELNGGLESGRRFMDALELLSLTPNLGDSRSIASHPASTTHSKVPPADQLAVGITPGLIRISVGLEHVDDIIYDIEQALEKA is encoded by the coding sequence ATGAGCAACAGAAAATTACATCCTTCTACGATAGCAGTTCGTGCGCAGATGGAACGCAGCGCGCAAATGGAACATTCTGCCCCCCTTTATCTTACCAGCAGTTTTGCATTTAATTCGGCAGAAGACATGCGCGCCGCCTTTGCGGATGAGACCAACGCCAATATTTACAGCCGTTACAGCAATCCCAATGTAGATGAGTTTGCCAACAAGATGGCATTACTCGAAAAAGCCGAAGCCGGTTTTGCGGTAGCGAGCGGTATGGCGGCCGTTTCCATGTCGTTCTTTGGACTGTTAAAAACCGGGGATCACCTGCTTTGCAGCCGCTCGATTTTTGGGGGTACCAATACGGTGGTAACCAAATTCCTGCCGCGTTTTGGCATCGAGTATACCCTGGTTCCTGCCGATGATATTGCATCCTGGGAAGCTGCCATCCGGCCCAATACAAAAATGATCTATCTCGAAACGCCCACTAATCCTCAGCTGGAGCTGATCGACCTGGAAGCGGTAGGTCAGCTGGCCCGGAAGCATGGGATTATTTATAATGTAGACAACTGCTTTGCAACACCGGTACTGCAAACACCGGTTGATTTTGGCGCCGACCTGGTTATCCATTCTGCGACCAAGTGGCTCGACGGACAGGGCCGTGTGTTGGGAGGTGTAATAGTCGGCAAAAAAGAGCTGATCCAGGAAATCTATCTTTTTTGCAGAAATATGGGGCCGGCACTCTCCCCTTTTAATTCCTGGGTGCTTTCCAAAAGCCTGGAAACACTGGATGTGCGCATCCAGCGGCATTCGGAAAACGCCATGGCCGTGGCTAGGTATTTTGAGCATCATCCCAAATTAACATGGGTAAAGTATCCGTTCCTGCCCTCCCACCCTCAATACGAAATCGCCAAAAAGCAAATGAAAGCCGGAGGCGGTATCGTTTGTTTTGAACTGAATGGCGGACTGGAAAGCGGGCGCCGTTTTATGGATGCGCTGGAACTATTATCACTGACACCCAACCTGGGCGATTCCCGAAGTATTGCCTCCCACCCTGCCAGCACCACGCATTCCAAAGTACCACCGGCCGATCAGCTGGCAGTCGGTATTACTCCTGGTCTGATCCGGATCTCTGTAGGACTGGAACACGTGGATGATATTATTTATGATATTGAACAGGCCTTAGAGAAGGCATAG
- a CDS encoding OsmC family protein, with product MAKVVLKRVSGDYGFDTVNENGTVIKLDSNPEMGGTEYGARPMQVLLNALAGCASIDVISILKKQRQEIKDYSVTVNGEREAGVEPSLWKEIDLVFEITGNVDEGKAQRAVDISMNKYCSVAVTLTKAGATIRTKVIVHPGA from the coding sequence ATGGCAAAAGTTGTATTAAAAAGAGTGAGCGGTGACTATGGTTTTGATACCGTTAACGAGAACGGAACGGTAATAAAACTGGACAGCAACCCGGAAATGGGTGGTACGGAATACGGAGCCCGCCCTATGCAGGTTTTATTAAATGCACTTGCAGGTTGTGCCAGCATTGATGTGATCAGTATCCTGAAAAAACAACGCCAGGAAATAAAAGATTATTCGGTAACGGTGAACGGTGAACGGGAAGCGGGCGTGGAACCTTCCTTGTGGAAAGAAATCGACCTGGTATTTGAAATAACGGGTAATGTGGATGAAGGCAAGGCCCAGCGGGCGGTGGACATCTCCATGAACAAATACTGTTCGGTAGCTGTAACCCTTACAAAGGCAGGAGCAACGATCCGTACAAAAGTAATCGTTCACCCCGGCGCTTAA
- the panC gene encoding pantoate--beta-alanine ligase: MRLFKKRRDIQGFITDLHDKKQKIGFVPTMGALHAGHISLVQAARQQSDFTVCSIFVNPTQFNDPKDLEKYPRTIEKDLKLLEQQGCDAVFYPGVEEVYPSGTSSPPHYDLGRLEYILEGKYRPGHFQGVADVVSRLFYTIDPDHVFFGQKDLQQCKVIERLIAMNPDFSRIRMHTVPTLREPDGLAMSSRNTRLSPEALKKAPAIYQTLNYLKQQLAPGDLTTLLETARQRLITGSFRPDYISIAHTHTLEECTYWDGHTPVTGLIAAFLGPVRLIDNMELV; encoded by the coding sequence ATGCGTTTATTCAAAAAGAGGCGTGATATTCAGGGTTTTATTACTGATTTACACGATAAAAAGCAGAAAATTGGCTTTGTGCCCACAATGGGCGCCCTGCATGCCGGTCACATCAGCCTGGTACAGGCGGCCCGGCAGCAATCGGATTTTACCGTTTGCAGCATTTTTGTGAACCCTACACAGTTCAATGATCCCAAAGATCTTGAGAAATATCCGCGCACGATTGAAAAAGACCTGAAACTGCTGGAACAACAGGGCTGCGATGCTGTTTTTTACCCGGGTGTGGAAGAAGTTTATCCTTCCGGCACCAGTAGCCCCCCACATTATGATCTTGGCCGCCTGGAATACATCCTGGAAGGGAAATACCGGCCGGGCCATTTCCAGGGTGTGGCCGATGTGGTAAGCCGTCTTTTTTATACGATCGATCCAGATCATGTCTTTTTTGGACAGAAAGACCTCCAGCAATGCAAGGTCATTGAACGGCTGATTGCTATGAACCCTGATTTCAGCCGGATCCGCATGCATACCGTGCCTACGCTGCGCGAGCCGGACGGGCTGGCCATGAGCAGCCGGAACACCCGCCTTAGCCCCGAAGCTCTTAAAAAGGCTCCGGCCATTTATCAGACATTAAACTACCTGAAGCAACAGCTGGCGCCGGGTGATCTTACCACCCTGCTGGAAACTGCCCGGCAGCGGCTGATTACCGGAAGCTTCCGCCCGGATTATATATCGATTGCCCACACGCATACACTGGAAGAATGTACTTATTGGGATGGTCATACACCTGTAACCGGTCTTATTGCGGCATTCCTTGGTCCCGTACGGCTGATCGATAATATGGAGCTTGTTTAG